The genomic stretch CGGCGTACAGGCTGCCGCCGACGGTCAGGGCGCCGCGCACGCCGGGCAGGACGTCGGCGAGGTTGTAGCTCCTGGCGATGTCCGGGTACTTGCCGAACAGGGGGGTCAGGGGTTCGAGCCAGCCGTTCTTGGCCCAGATGGGCACCTCGTAGGCGCCGACGGTGGCGAGGTCGAAGCTGCCGGCGCCGCTGGCGACGTCCAGGGTGATCTTCTGGCGCAGTTCGTTCTCGGGGAGGGTCACCCACTTGACCTGGATGTCGGGGTACTTCTTGTTGAACTCGGGGGTGAGTTTCTGCATGGTGACCATGTCCGGGTTGTTCACGGTGGCGATGGTGATGGTCACGGCGCTGGCCTGGCTGAGCAGGGCGGTCAGGGCGAGCAGGGCGAGTCGGTTCACGGGTGGTCCTCCATGGGGCAGGGGCCCGGTCAGGGGCGTGCGGCGCGGGGGCTGCGGCGGGTGACGGCCGGGCAGCTTCAGGTGACGGGTTCACCTGATCTCGGATTGAATGGTCTCGTGACCATCAGTGAATCACACCGCTTTTCGTTTGTCTACAGGTGCCACTGCCGGGGACATCATGTGAAAATGGTCTCGTGACCAACGGCTTGAGCGTGCCTCCCGCGCTGGCCTACAATGCAGCTGTGTCCACCATCCAGGACGTCGCCCGGCTGGCCGGCGTCTCCCCCACCACCGCCAAACGCGCCCTGAAAGAACCCGACAAGCTCACGCCGGACACCCTGGCGCGCGTGCAGCAGGCCATCGCGCAACTGCACTACGAACCCGACCAGCGCGCCGGAAGCCTGCGCGGCGGCCAGAGCACCACCGTCGGCCTGATCGTCGCCTCAATCCTCGAACCCTTCTTCGCGCAGTTCGCCCGCACCGCCTCACACGTCCTGGCGGACGCCGGATACACCCTGATCATCAGCGAGAACGAGTACAGCGCCCAGCGCGAACTCCAAGAACTCCGGCGCCTGTACGGCCTGCGCGTGGCGGGCATCCTACTGCGCCCCGGCTACGGCCAGGACAGCCAGGAGTACCTCGCGCGGCTGCGTTCACGCGGCGTGGCGGTCACCGAGTACGACTACCGCCCCCCGCACCACGACGAACCCAGCGTGATGCTCGACAACCCGGGCGCGGTGCGGCAGGCGGTCACGCACCTGCACGCGCTGGGCCACCGCCGCATCGCCGCGCTGGGCACCTACCACCCGGTCATCCACCCGGAGGAACGCAGCCGCGCCTTCCCGGAGGTCATGAACGCCCTGGGCCTGACCGTCCCCGCCGAGTACCAGCGCGTCACGCTGCTCACCGAGGACACCGCCTACGCCCTGACGAACGACCTGCTGGACCTGCCCCAGCCGCCCACGGCCCTGATCGCCCTGACCGGCACGCAGGCGTCCGGGGCGTACCGCGCGCTGCGCGAACGCGGCGTGCGCCTGCCGCACGACATCAGCCTCGTCGCCTTCGACAACTACCCCTGGACCAGCCTGGTCGATCCGCCCATCACGGTGCTGGAGCAGCCGGTCGAGGCGATGGCCGAACAGGCCGCCGCGCTGATGCTCGCGCAGCTCGGACATGGCACGGTCACGCAGCGCCACGTGGTGCTGGGCGCCCGGCTGATCGAACGGGGCAGCACCGCCCCGCCTGCACGCCCCTGACCGAAAACCGCTTACCAGTCCCTGGTCTGGGTGGCCGCCATCCGGTCTGCCCAGGCGTGCAGGAATGCCCCGAGCTCCGCCTGGGTGTCCACCCGGGCGTCCGCGTGCGGGGTCAGCAGCGGCAGGTCCCCCACCTGCACGCCGAACGCCGCGACTTCCAGCATCGCCTGATCGTTGTCACTGTCCCCGAACGCCACCGTGCGGTCATGCGGGACGCCCAGCGCGTCCGCGATCAGGCTCAGCGCCGCGCCCTTGTGCGCCCCCTGCGGCGTGACCGTCAGGAACTGCGGGTAGGGCGCCTGCGCGCCGGTCAGGACCAGATGAGGGTGCCCCTCACGCAGGCGCCCGGCCAGTCCCGCCACGTCCGGGTGGTAGTACCCGGCCTTCAGGATGCCCGCGCGCGGCGCGTCCGCCAGCGGCCGGAACGACCGCGCCAGCATCCAGGGTTCGGGCTCCACGCCGGGCGGCAGGTCCACGTACAGCGTCTCGGCGGTGAACAGCACCACACGCGCGCCCGGCAGCTCGTGCGCCAGCACCGCCTCTAGGTCCGCGTCGGTGAAACTGGCCTCCTGGTGCAGATCGTCCCCGACGAGGACCCGCCCGCCGTTGTTCGTGGCGACCGCGTGCGGCCGCATGGCGTCCCGCACCGCGCCGGGCGGCGTGTCCCGCCCCGTGATGATCGCCAGCTGCACGCCCAGGGCCCGCAGGCGGCCCAGGGCGTCCACCACATCGGGCGCGGCGGCGCGGCCCGCGTCGGGAATCAGCGTGCCGTCCAGGTCGAAGGCCATCAGCAGAGGGAGCGTAGTCGGGGCGTTCTCGGGCAGGTTCACAACGGGCAGCGTAGACCACGGGCATGAGGACGCGCCAGCAGTTCCGGACAGGCCCGGCGGCCCGGCGCACCCGTGACGGTACACTGCCGCTCGGGCCGGGGGGCGACTGGCGCTGAACGTGGGCACACCACGGGGAAGCCCCCGACACGGACTTCTGATCGCGCGCCTGGGTCGATCCCCGCCCCCGTGGGCGGGGTCCTCGGAGGTCACAGTGACGCAGCATGGGACGCAGACCGGCACACAGGGCAGGAGCAGACGGGCACTCATCTCGGTGAGTGACAAGACGGGCGTCGTGGAATTCGCGCGGCAGCTCGAGGCGCGCGGCTGGGAGATCCTCAGCACGGGCGGGACGTATCAGAGCATCGTGCAGGCCGGAATTGCGGCGCGGCAGGTCAGTGACGTGACGGGCTTCCCCGAGATGCTGGACGGGCGCGTGAAGACGCTGCACCCGGCGGTGCACGGCGGCATTCTCGCGGTGCGCGAGCCGGGGCACCTGGGGCAGCTGGAGGCGCACGGGATCGGCACCATCGATCTGGTGTGCGTGAACCTCTACCCGTTCCGGGAGACGGTGGCGCGCGGCGCACCCGACGCGGACGTGATCGAGAACATCGACATCGGCGGGCCCGCCATGATCCGCTCGGCGGCGAAGAACCACGCGGGCGTGCTCGTACTGGTGGACCCCGCGGACTACAGCGTGGCCCTGCAGGACGAGGTCAGTGAAGCCGAGCGACGCCGACTGGCCGCGAAGGCGTACCGGCACACCAGCGAGTACGACGCCGCCATCACCGCGTACCTGACCGGCGCCAGCGACGACCTGCCCACCGCCCTGCCTGGGACGCTGACCCTGAACCTGACGCGCGCCGCGCAGGTCCGCTACGGCGAGAACCCCCACCAGCCGGGCGCGATCTACCGCCTGGGCGACGCCACCGGGCCCGTCATCGACGCGCAGGTCGTGGCGGGCAAGCCCATGAGCTTCAACAACTACGCCGACGCGGACGCCGCCTGGGCGCTGTGCCAGGAACTCGCCGTGCAGGAGGCCGCGCTGCCCGAACACGCCGCCGTGTGCGTGGCGGTCAAGCACGCCAACCCCTGCGGCGTGGCGGTCGCAGCGGATGTAAGGGCGGCCTGGGAACGCGCCCGTGACGCGGACACCCTGAGCGTGTTCGGCGGCGTGGTCGCCGTCAGCCAGCCCGTGACGCTGGAGGCGGCGCAGGCGACGCGCGGCACCTTCTTGGAGGTGCTCATCGCGCCCGAGGTCACGCCCGAGGCCGCCGCGTGGTTCGCGGAGAAGAAACCGGACCTGCGGGTGCTGGTGGCCGCGCCCGCCCAGGGCGTGAGCGTGCTGGACGTGCGACCCCTGACCGGCGGGTTCGCCGTGCAGGAACGCGACGCGCGCCCCTGGGACGACCTGTGCCCCGAGGTCGTGACCAAACGCGAACCGACCGAGCAGGAGTGGCTGGACCTGCGCTTCGCCTGGGCGACCGTGAAGCACGCCCGCAGCAACGCCGTCGTGCTTGCCAAAGATGGCGTGACGGTGGGCCTGGGCGCGGGCGCCGTGAGCCGCATCTGGGCCGCCGAGCGCGCCGTGGCGAACGCTGGTGAGAAGGCGCAGGGGTCCGTCCTGGCGTCCGAGGCGTTCTTCCCCTTCGACGACGTGGTGCGTCTCGCGGCGAGCGTGGGCGTCACGGCGATCCTGCAACCCGGCGGCGCCAAACGCGACCCCGAGGTGATCGCCGCCTGCAACGAGCTGGGCATCAGCATGGTGTTCAGCGGCTCGCGGCACTTCAAACACTGACCTGAATCCTTACCTTCGACTTCCCGGGTGGACGTGGCGGCGTCCACCCCCCTTCTTTTCTTTTTGGGTGATGGGTGATGGTCAACAGCAGGCGCGCGATCACCCCGTCCAGGGCAGGCCACCCACTGCCCACGCCCTGCCTCCCACTCCTCTTCACCGGCTCCTCAGCCGCCCACATCCAGATTGTTGCAGAATGCAATCATGTCACCCGACCACCTCACGCCGGATC from Deinococcus soli (ex Cha et al. 2016) encodes the following:
- a CDS encoding LacI family DNA-binding transcriptional regulator; its protein translation is MSTIQDVARLAGVSPTTAKRALKEPDKLTPDTLARVQQAIAQLHYEPDQRAGSLRGGQSTTVGLIVASILEPFFAQFARTASHVLADAGYTLIISENEYSAQRELQELRRLYGLRVAGILLRPGYGQDSQEYLARLRSRGVAVTEYDYRPPHHDEPSVMLDNPGAVRQAVTHLHALGHRRIAALGTYHPVIHPEERSRAFPEVMNALGLTVPAEYQRVTLLTEDTAYALTNDLLDLPQPPTALIALTGTQASGAYRALRERGVRLPHDISLVAFDNYPWTSLVDPPITVLEQPVEAMAEQAAALMLAQLGHGTVTQRHVVLGARLIERGSTAPPARP
- a CDS encoding HAD family hydrolase encodes the protein MNLPENAPTTLPLLMAFDLDGTLIPDAGRAAAPDVVDALGRLRALGVQLAIITGRDTPPGAVRDAMRPHAVATNNGGRVLVGDDLHQEASFTDADLEAVLAHELPGARVVLFTAETLYVDLPPGVEPEPWMLARSFRPLADAPRAGILKAGYYHPDVAGLAGRLREGHPHLVLTGAQAPYPQFLTVTPQGAHKGAALSLIADALGVPHDRTVAFGDSDNDQAMLEVAAFGVQVGDLPLLTPHADARVDTQAELGAFLHAWADRMAATQTRDW
- the purH gene encoding bifunctional phosphoribosylaminoimidazolecarboxamide formyltransferase/IMP cyclohydrolase, which gives rise to MSDKTGVVEFARQLEARGWEILSTGGTYQSIVQAGIAARQVSDVTGFPEMLDGRVKTLHPAVHGGILAVREPGHLGQLEAHGIGTIDLVCVNLYPFRETVARGAPDADVIENIDIGGPAMIRSAAKNHAGVLVLVDPADYSVALQDEVSEAERRRLAAKAYRHTSEYDAAITAYLTGASDDLPTALPGTLTLNLTRAAQVRYGENPHQPGAIYRLGDATGPVIDAQVVAGKPMSFNNYADADAAWALCQELAVQEAALPEHAAVCVAVKHANPCGVAVAADVRAAWERARDADTLSVFGGVVAVSQPVTLEAAQATRGTFLEVLIAPEVTPEAAAWFAEKKPDLRVLVAAPAQGVSVLDVRPLTGGFAVQERDARPWDDLCPEVVTKREPTEQEWLDLRFAWATVKHARSNAVVLAKDGVTVGLGAGAVSRIWAAERAVANAGEKAQGSVLASEAFFPFDDVVRLAASVGVTAILQPGGAKRDPEVIAACNELGISMVFSGSRHFKH